A single Cucumis melo cultivar AY chromosome 4, USDA_Cmelo_AY_1.0, whole genome shotgun sequence DNA region contains:
- the LOC103486536 gene encoding sporulation-specific protein 15-like isoform X2, producing the protein MFRLHRNRHAKSGEKFDFKFSNFKATQVPKGWDKLFVSVISEQTGKTIIRSSKASVRNGSCQWTESLSDSIWVSQDEVSKEFEDCNFKLVVAMGSARSNILGETMVNMTNYIDSKSSSTVSLPLKKCNHGTTLQMKIQCLASISKVRSGEFKHTDSPKQDLKKEGHDSDSCSDITDSQLSRSIGSSSGADLYSSLHSGEASSKATSFSASYSQLSNSSSEVYESVENDAAKNNYSDIQRQDSVSSQNSAPCLSPNSVITGSEATAIEELRAEARMWERNSHKLMADLDQLKKEFSDQSENQESLHAALSAATAECDGLRKELEQLKLVTEKSTQRQTSIEDLSYQDGEPHILKDELKFQKETNADLALQLKRSQESNIELVSVLQELEATTEKQKLELEELLARHQKDDDIENINKENKKLVLQLEHVKESEKNLQLKVGVLERNLEEAKLDLQKSEVSNKKFPQDTERQYDSLLNSEENVGSLHYVNINLVKEIEMLKEKVQELEKDCNELTDENIDLLYKLKQANSDSKGGSLALNSTGGELLSKSFVNFGFESMKHRHSTQISEEKFEKNPNGIENNDGSFNKKPDSMKFELEIKVEELSRELTEKKLEIEKLESSILSKDDEIKILEGLHKKLQAKYSDLQKEKNQIEEKMEVILGESDSSSKCLNGLRNEVKALSNSVDLHVSANKILESKYSELQFKKQELDLHVSQIEQERIRLSESVSVLESQLKYMMGEKQSICLELEDSKSHAVGLQDEFDRLRLEIETENVDLKQMLDDLQNQCAKAQDQCEYLQREKTKLEAAAEHLVEERNLVQKSNGELKNKNFELHEGYFRLESKVKESLERSAQYFRRIDDFEDYLSLELDDFASKERFLSSELDSIVEDNIKYKEKLAMLESLYNEIYLEKATVAQELHGSVVHRTKQVSAAKKDFNIMRMESDENLTALISELSVSKQNQETLIADNEKLLKQLENYKSLEVELKNSVNDLELKLYVSEKERRQNEKQLTNLKVQLQKTAHFQDEVFASSNKLEQKTVAELEDSKQSGIALEEKLLRLGSGSVMEETSFPGIDDLRNELCEIKRMNSTYQQKLKILEEEKDGCLKRSQSLEAELKHLKEEKQIQRESSSVRIHSLSKTNDKNRPSKDMKPLKNDAVKTVGQNHSGKKKPKDLSSDQSQSQIKSRQDDSGCDIDDEGPHVPEAKSISRIQMLEKELAEALEANKKYEDQLSRLVSDTQNNKENSPISTVEGDVVKTKEGYESLNSALEAELKDIRERYFHISLKYAEVEHQREELVMKLKAAKNSGRRWFS; encoded by the exons ATGTTCAGGTTGCACAGGAACCGGCATGCGAAATCAGGGGAgaaatttgatttcaaattctcCAATTTCAAGGCGACCCAG GTGCCTAAAGGTTGGGACAAGCTGTTTGTATCTGTAATTTCTGAACAAACTGGGAAGACAATTATCAGGTCAAGCAAAGCATCAGTTCGTAATGGAAGTTGCCAGTGGACTGAGTCTTTATCGGATTCCATTTGGGTTTCACAAGATGAAGTTTCTAAGGAGTTTGAGGATTGTAATTTCAAGCTTGTTGTGGCCATG GGGTCAGCAAGATCTAATATTCTTGGAGAGACTATGGTCAACATGACAAATTACATAGATTCCAAATCTTCTTCCACAGTCTCACTTCCACTGAAAAAGTGCAACCATGGAACTACTTTACAA ATGAAAATCCAGTGCTTAGCTTCAATATCAAAAGTAAG GAGTGGAGAATTTAAACATACAGATTCTCCAAAACAAGACTTGAAAAAGGAAGGTCATGACTCAGATAGCTGCTCTGATATAACAGATAGCCAGTTGTCGAGAAGTATTGGATCTTCCTCTGGTGCAGATTTATACTCTAGTTTACACTCCGGAGAAGCTAGCAGCAAGGCAA CAAGTTTCTCTGCTTCCTATTCACAGCTCAGCAATTCTTCATCTGAGGTTTATGAATCCGTAGAGAATGACGCTGCCAAAAACAATTATAGTGATATTCAAAGACAAGATTCGGTGAGCTCACAGAATAGTGCTCCTTGTTTATCTCCTAATTCTGTAATTACTGGTTCAG AAGCAACGGCTATTGAGGAACTTCGTGCTGAAGCTAGGATGTGGGAGAGAAATTCCCACAAACTGATGGCTGATCTTGATCAGTTGAAGAAAGAGTTTTCAGATCAATCTGAAAATCAGGAAAGTTTACATGCTGCACTTTCAGCAGCGACTGCAGAATGTGATGGTTTGAGAAAAGAACTTGAGCAACTGAAATTGGTGACTGAGAAGTCAACACAGAGACAGACAAGCATTGAGGATTTATCATATCAAGATGGGGAACCACACATCTTGAAAGATGAACTGAAGTTCCAAAAAGAAACCAATGCTGATTTAGCTCTGCAGCTAAAGAGAAGTCAAGAATCAAATATTGAGCTTGTGTCCGTTCTTCAGGAGCTAGAAGCAACTACAGAAAAGCAGAAACTTGAGCTAGAGGAACTTTTGGCACGGCACCAAAAAGATGATGATATcgaaaatattaataaagaaaacaagaaattggtgcTTCAGTTAGAGCATGTGAAGGAATCAGAGAAAAATCTTCAATTGAAGGTTGGGGTTCTGGAGAGAAACTTGGAGGAAGCAAAACTTGATTTACAGAAATCTGAggtctcaaataaaaaattcCCTCAGGATACTGAAAGGCAATACGATAGTCTGCTAAATTCTGAGGAAAATGTGGGGTCCTTACATTATGTAAACATAAATCTAGTGAAAGAAATTGAAATGTTGAAAGAAAAAGTGCAGGAGTTAGAGAAGGATTGTAATGAATTGACAGATGAAAACATAGATCTCTTGTACAAGCTTAAGCAAGCAAATAGCGACTCTAAGGGGGGAAGTTTGGCTCTTAACTCCACAGGTGGTGAGCTTCTATCTAAATCTTTTGTTAATTTTGGATTTGAATCTATGAAACACAGACATTCAACACAAATTTCAGAagaaaaatttgagaaaaatccTAATGGGATTGAGAATAACGATGGTTCTTTCAATAAAAAACCAGATAGTATGAAATTTGAGCTGGAAATCAAAGTTGAAGAGCTCAGCAGGGAATTGACTGAGAAAAAGCTGGAGATTGAAAAACTCGAGTCCAGCATTTTATCCAAAGATGACGAGATTAAGATCCTCGAAGGTTTGCACAAAAAATTACAAGCTAAGTATTCTGATCtccagaaagaaaaaaatcagaTCGAGGAAAAGATGGAAGTCATACTTGGAGAAAGTGATAGCAGTTCTAAATGCTTAAATGGTCTGCGGAATGAAGTAAAGGCGCTTAGCAACAGTGTGGATTTGCATGTTTCTGCAAATAAGATTCTTGAAAGTAAATATTCAGAActtcaatttaaaaaacaagAACTTGATCTCCATGTATCTCAGATTGAACAGGAACGCATACGGTTGTCAGAAAGCGTATCTGTTTTGGAATCTCAACTAAAATACATGATGGGCGAGAAGCAGTCAATTTGCCTTGAGTTAGAAGACTCTAAGTCTCATGCTGTGGGTCTCCAAGATGAGTTTGATAGACTGAGACTCGAGATAGAGACAGAAAATGTTGATTTGAAACAAATGTTGGATGACTTGCAAAACCAGTGTGCAAAGGCTCAAGATCAATGTGAGTACCTGCAGAGAGAAAAAACGAAGTTGGAGGCTGCAGCTGAGCATCTCGTTGAAGAACGAAACTTGGTTCAAAAATCAAATGGAGAGCTGAAGAACAAGAATTTCGAGTTGCATGAGGGTTATTTCCGCTTGGAATCCAAAGTGAAGGAATCGCTTGAAAGGTCTGCACAGTATTTCAGAAGAATTGACGATTTCGAAGATTATCTCTCTCTTGAGTTGGATGATTTCGCCTCAAAAGAAAGATTCCTATCTTCGGAATTAGATTCAATCGTTGAAGACAACATAAAATACAAAGAGAAACTTGCCATGCTCGAAAGCTTGtataatgaaatatatttgGAAAAGGCAACTGTAGCTCAAGAACTTCATGGATCAGTTGTGCATCGGACCAAGCAAGTTTCAGCAGCAAAGAAGGATTTCAACATCATGCGAATGGAATCTGATGAAAACTTAACGGCTCTGATTAGTGAGCTTTCCGTGTCAAAACAAAACCAAGAGACACTGATAGCTGACAATGAAAAGTTACTGAAGCAGTTGGAAAATTACAAATCACTTGAAGTTGAACTTAAGAACTCTGTCAATGACCTTGAACTAAAGCTATATGTttctgaaaaagaaagaaggcaGAATGAGAAACAATTAACTAACTTAAAAGTTCAGTTGCAAAAAACAGCCCATTTTCAGGATGAGGTTTTTGCATCGAGCAATAAGCTTGAACAGAAAACAGTTGCTGAGTTAGAGGACAGCAAACAGAGCGGAATTGCCTTGGAAGAAAAGCTTCTGAGACTAGGGAGTGGGTCAGTAATGGAAGAGACATCATTTCCAGGGATTGATGATTTAAGAAATGAGCTCTGCGAGATTAAGAGAATGAACAGTACGTACCAACAGAAACTGAAAATACTTGAGGAGGAGAAAGATGGGTGCCTAAAAAGATCTCAATCCCTTGAAGCTGAACTGAAacatttaaaagaagaaaaacagatCCAACGGGAGTCTAGCAGTGTAAGGATTCATAGTCTTTCCAAAACCAACGACAAAAACAGGCCCAGTAAAGACATGAAGCCTTTAAAA AATGATGCGGTAAAGACAGTTGGTCAAAATCACAGTGGGAAGAAGAAGCCTAAGGACCTTAGCAGCGATCAATCTCAATCTCAAATTAAG TCTCGACAGGATGATAGTGGATGTGATATTGATGACGAAGGGCCTCATGTTCCTGAAGCTAAATCAATTTCAAGAATTCAGATGCTCGAAAAAGAACTTGCTGAGGCTTTGGAAGCGAACAAGAAATATGAAGATCAGCTGAGCAG GCTTGTTTCAGACACTCAAAACAACAAAGAAAATTCTCCCATATCAACAGTTGAAGGCGATGTTGTAAAGACAAAGGAAGGATATGAAAGCCTTAACTCGGCTCTAGAGGCGGAGTTAAAAGACATTCGTGAGCGGTACTTCCACATCAGCCTCAAGTATGCAGAAGTCGAGCATCAGCGAGAAGAACTTGTTATGAAGCTCAAAGCAGCCAAGAACAGCGGAAGAAGGTGGTTCTCATGA